Genomic DNA from Podospora pseudoanserina strain CBS 124.78 chromosome 4, whole genome shotgun sequence:
ataaatatatatatatattttttttgcttttctaGGGTCTTTCCTTACCGTACTGCTGGTCCACCTGGGCGTTTTTCTTTCTAAAAACTCGATCGGGCTTTCTGAAGAAAAGATAAGCGAGCCTGTGAAGACTCTTGAGGAGGTAAAGGCTATTAAGGGACCGTTTACGAATAAATGAAACGCGAGTATAATCAACCTTAAAGACATCGTTTAAGAACGTTTAGATAGAGAAGTTTACAGAAAACGTTGAGATCAGTGGATCTATCTAAAGCACGATATTATCCAGATAGTGTTAGAACTACTTCGTTCTGTGCGGGTAGAAGAGGGGTAATATATCGGTCTCTGGATCCCGGCTGTTATTCTGCTAGATTTATCTCATTACAGTGACATTATAGTCGGAGGAAGGTTCGTCTTTAGTAGAGCCCCGCCACGGTAAGACGAGAAAATCACTTCGATATACTACGGTTAATCACGATAGCGCTCCCTATCGAGTACTATTTACCGGGCTATATATAGTAAACGCAGCCACTGGATATTACGTCATTATACTCCTCATAGCTAACGGTCTTAGTATAGTAGTATATATTCCTTACCTAAAACAGCTTATATATAACTATAACGCTTGCTGGGCCCGCATACGTAGAATCTATCTTAAACAGCTATAAAATCTCggtatatttaaaatattttttaaaGAAATTGTTGCCTGTAGGAATAGATtaaggtttttttttttttttgaatcTATATTTCATGAGGGATTGGTCTAGGATACGTTAAACGATGGTCGTACTAGTTCGCTAGTGCAACCACGGAGTAGTAGGTTAACGTAATTTAGATACTTAACATCCTGATATATACCGAATatacaacaccaccctcacacaacaaccttgacaccctctccatccctACTAAAAATCTTCTTCATATGACTCGTCGCATAAGGGTTACTCATCGGTATACTCACCCCCTgttcctcccccacctccacccctcccctcctcacctcccaaatctcccttctcccactcctATACTCCCCCAACggcccctccagctccccccaAGCCTTAACCGCATGCGCCTCCACAACAGGCGTCCAAACCCCCCTATCCACCATCGAACCCCTAAACCCCTCATaatcccccacccccctatCCCCCAACATCTCCACCATAAACCGAAAGAAAAACTCCTCGCTCTCCGGATTCTGACTACTAGCAATCAACAGCACGAACCCCACCCACGTCTCAATCCCTATCCTCTTCAAGTTCTGTGACAGCTCGGCATCAGTGAAATGATGCCTCAAACGTGGCATGATCCCCGGTAGAGGAGAGCAAGCGGCGTGAGCACCGTTGCCAacgaagaaggtgaagacaAAGAGGCATATAGCAATGACGTTTTCTGTCGCGGAGAGGGATGTTTCCGCGCGGAGGATGAAGTGGATCAGCTCCCCTAAACCGATGGACATCAGGTTCTGGATGTCGAGGGCGTCCCATTGGCTTGTTGGGCGGGATATATACCATGCTAATGCGTCACGGAGGAGACagtcgagggtggtgatgtggttgatTAGATCGCGTGATACCCCGAGAGTGGTGCATGCGGTTGCCATTGCTGAGCCGGCTTGGTAGAATGGGGAGGAATGTGGGTAGTTGTAGAGCTTTTTGAGGAGGCCGTGAGGTAAGAGGTGGGAGGCGGCGAAAGTGTGGTCGGAGAGATGGGCAGCAGAGAGCTCGTTTCTGTTTGTGGGCTGGTAGAGGTATTGGcctggatgggatggaggaggcaggCTGAAGACGAGGCGGCAGGCTAGGGAGGTGCACACCCATCTGATGATGAAGGCCTGGAGACCCTTCATCCCGTCAAGACGGGCTATGCCTCCGCGCAAGAACAGCATTCTCTTCAGCCCCGCCAGATGTGCCTGGCGCTGGGAGACGTCTGGTTGGAGGTGCTTCCATGCTGGGTGGTCTTTCAGTGAGTCGCCAGCGTAGAGAAACAGGTTCTCCTCGATGCAGAGCATCTGGAAGACTGTGGCAATGTTTTCGTCGCTCAAGGCCCGCGATGGGTCAGCCAGGGCAGCCTGAATGTGGGAGATGGCTTGGATGCGGTGGTGCATGAACTGCTCCAGTAACGTTGGGGACTTGTGAGGCTGGGCCACAGCCAGCTGCAGGGCTGAAAGGCACAAGACTCCATGCAGAAAGCCAGAGTTCCCAAAGGAGACTGTCACCCAGTACTTTTCTGCCTCGGGGGACTGGTCACCCGTCAGGGGTGTGAGAGTCTTGATGATCACCGTGTTGACTACAGGAAAGTCATAATGTCAGCTAGAAGTCGTCGCTAAAGTTTGAAGTCCGTCCCGACCCACACGCGCTGGCAGTCTGTTGGGCTCAAGACGACGCTAAGCACAGCAAGGTACCTCGACGCATGTATGAGCACGGGGTTACTTACAATACGCCAGCAAATCAGTATCACGTTGGCCCATTCTTACTGACACAGTGCCAAAAGGATCCAACCGACCACTCAGTGTTTGTGCTTGGGACACCAGGGTGGCCCCAGCTTGACAGATGCATAGGCCAACGGCGTATCCGCAATGAACACACTCTACATGATCGGAAATGTTATTGGCATGGTGTTCTTGGAATTTCCCAGCAAATCTGCCATTCGAGCTCGTTGGTTTGGACTGCCCTGGCTTCACACCAGCAGTCGGACGTTGTCTTTTCGAGACACCACCCTTGCCTCGCTTCGGCTTCGGATTC
This window encodes:
- a CDS encoding hypothetical protein (EggNog:ENOG502SJSN), encoding MAVVKEFLFVNSGNKSSAGHKISTTGRAFVIRKARAAQPWSTKSKAGRKRAPFGSDDSPNATASSNSGGSDSPDGDPATNTLFDGKHSAGIAEEVPVAVAPQRIQDDGNPKPKRGKGGVSKRQRPTAGVKPGQSKPTSSNGRFAGKFQEHHANNISDHVECVHCGYAVGLCICQAGATLVSQAQTLSGRLDPFGTVSVRMGQRDTDLLAYFNTVIIKTLTPLTGDQSPEAEKYWVTVSFGNSGFLHGVLCLSALQLAVAQPHKSPTLLEQFMHHRIQAISHIQAALADPSRALSDENIATVFQMLCIEENLFLYAGDSLKDHPAWKHLQPDVSQRQAHLAGLKRMLFLRGGIARLDGMKGLQAFIIRWVCTSLACRLVFSLPPPSHPGQYLYQPTNRNELSAAHLSDHTFAASHLLPHGLLKKLYNYPHSSPFYQAGSAMATACTTLGVSRDLINHITTLDCLLRDALAWYISRPTSQWDALDIQNLMSIGLGELIHFILRAETSLSATENVIAICLFVFTFFVGNGAHAACSPLPGIMPRLRHHFTDAELSQNLKRIGIETWVGFVLLIASSQNPESEEFFFRFMVEMLGDRGVGDYEGFRGSMVDRGVWTPVVEAHAVKAWGELEGPLGEYRSGRREIWEVRRGGVEVGEEQGVSIPMSNPYATSHMKKIFSRDGEGVKVVV